One window of the Hypanus sabinus isolate sHypSab1 chromosome 13, sHypSab1.hap1, whole genome shotgun sequence genome contains the following:
- the LOC132403765 gene encoding uncharacterized protein LOC132403765 isoform X1, with protein sequence MATAAEKAGRSTRPKQEKDEVAYKHRLEMMIGDSIDNLVKRIMRLILQDTFEAQSELHTTMLDLFEKIGITGAEDCRPEAHVFFQRFAEIAWSELVDECFAEGSMKLIHSHSTFFQALGFLRRISCYMPCVKRMWDKRYRIVTNIGIMLVFDGEITHLRHFIWQECLKILYNCLVLCNEDDIKYICQLQIFNCLEVAWKISDERLNLGLLVKAWLVLAEHYHIPICKQTWDRSTFPQIIHYLSMEDEYEMPGVLVARKAIQAITDPHEYKKNPYVHYNRKARYISTITDNETKPPETFPIICSSPLCNELENSQCHFRTCDSCRLTYYCSKACQKYHWKHGHKEECIPVYPREEILKYYTDDVINDFQLYCMSLSNNKMLECIMGQPIPKRKKGDGIRCLGVLIKNEQGQWVTIEEQIPEAKKHGFPHSRRNRPKD encoded by the exons ATGGCGACAGCTGCGGAGAAGGCCGGGAGGAGTACGCGACCGAAACAAGAAAAGGATGAAGTCGCCTATAAACATCGACTGGAG ATGATGATCGGAGACTCCATCGACAATTTGGTTAAACGTATAATGCGACTCATTCTACAAGATACCTTTGAGGCCCAGTCGGAACTGCATACAACCATGCTGGATCTGTTTGAGAAAATTGGTATCACTGGAGCTGAGGATTGTCGGCCAGAAGCTCATGTCTTTTTCCAGCGCTTTGCTGAAATCGCATGGTCTGAGCTTGTGGACGAATGCTTTGCAGAAGGAAGCATGAAGCTGATTCACTCTCATTCAACCTTTTTTCAGGCTTTGGGTTTTTTACGGCGAATATCTTGTTATATGCCTTGCGTTAAACGAATGTGGGATAAAAGATACCGAATAGTTACAAATATTGGCATCATGCTTGTCTTTGATGGTGAAATTACTCACCTacgccacttcatctggcaggaGTGCTTGAAAATCCTTTACAATTGCCTCGTCTTATGCAATGAAGATGACATAAAATATATCTGCCAATTGCAAATCTTTAACTGCTTGGAAGTAGCTTGGAAAATATCCGATGAACGATTGAACCTTGGGTTACTTGTAAAAGCATGGTTGGTTCTAGCCGAGCATTATCACATTCCAATTTGCAAGCAAACCTGGGATCGATCCACTTTCCCCCAAATAATCCATTATTTGTCAATGGAAGATGAATATGAGATGCCAGGGGTACTTGTTGCTAGAAAGGCCATTCAGGCTATCACTGATCCTCACGAATACAAGAAAAACCCTTATGTGCATTATAACCGTAAAGCAAGGTATATATCTACAATTACTGACAATGAAACCAAGCCCCCTGAAACCTTCCCCATCATATGTTCCTCGCCACTTTGTAACGAACTAGAAAACAGCCAGTGCCACTTCCGTACTTGTGACTCCTGTCGCCTTACGTATTACTGTAGTAAAGCGTGTCAGAAATACCACTGGAAGCATGGTCACAAGGAAGAATGCATTCCTGTGTATCCAAGGGAGGAAATCTTAAAATACTATACGGATGATGTGATAAATGACTTTCAGCTGTACTGTATGAGCCTGTCGAATAACAAGATGCTGGAATGTATTATGGGCCAGCCAATTCCAAAACGTAAGAAGGGAGATGGGATCCGCTGCTTAGGAGTCCTCATCAAAAATGAACAGGGTCAGTGGGTTACTATTGAAGAGCAAATCCCAGAAGCCAAGAAACATGGATTTCCTCACAGCAGAAGGAACAGACCAAAAGACTAA
- the LOC132403765 gene encoding uncharacterized protein LOC132403765 isoform X2: MMIGDSIDNLVKRIMRLILQDTFEAQSELHTTMLDLFEKIGITGAEDCRPEAHVFFQRFAEIAWSELVDECFAEGSMKLIHSHSTFFQALGFLRRISCYMPCVKRMWDKRYRIVTNIGIMLVFDGEITHLRHFIWQECLKILYNCLVLCNEDDIKYICQLQIFNCLEVAWKISDERLNLGLLVKAWLVLAEHYHIPICKQTWDRSTFPQIIHYLSMEDEYEMPGVLVARKAIQAITDPHEYKKNPYVHYNRKARYISTITDNETKPPETFPIICSSPLCNELENSQCHFRTCDSCRLTYYCSKACQKYHWKHGHKEECIPVYPREEILKYYTDDVINDFQLYCMSLSNNKMLECIMGQPIPKRKKGDGIRCLGVLIKNEQGQWVTIEEQIPEAKKHGFPHSRRNRPKD, from the coding sequence ATGATGATCGGAGACTCCATCGACAATTTGGTTAAACGTATAATGCGACTCATTCTACAAGATACCTTTGAGGCCCAGTCGGAACTGCATACAACCATGCTGGATCTGTTTGAGAAAATTGGTATCACTGGAGCTGAGGATTGTCGGCCAGAAGCTCATGTCTTTTTCCAGCGCTTTGCTGAAATCGCATGGTCTGAGCTTGTGGACGAATGCTTTGCAGAAGGAAGCATGAAGCTGATTCACTCTCATTCAACCTTTTTTCAGGCTTTGGGTTTTTTACGGCGAATATCTTGTTATATGCCTTGCGTTAAACGAATGTGGGATAAAAGATACCGAATAGTTACAAATATTGGCATCATGCTTGTCTTTGATGGTGAAATTACTCACCTacgccacttcatctggcaggaGTGCTTGAAAATCCTTTACAATTGCCTCGTCTTATGCAATGAAGATGACATAAAATATATCTGCCAATTGCAAATCTTTAACTGCTTGGAAGTAGCTTGGAAAATATCCGATGAACGATTGAACCTTGGGTTACTTGTAAAAGCATGGTTGGTTCTAGCCGAGCATTATCACATTCCAATTTGCAAGCAAACCTGGGATCGATCCACTTTCCCCCAAATAATCCATTATTTGTCAATGGAAGATGAATATGAGATGCCAGGGGTACTTGTTGCTAGAAAGGCCATTCAGGCTATCACTGATCCTCACGAATACAAGAAAAACCCTTATGTGCATTATAACCGTAAAGCAAGGTATATATCTACAATTACTGACAATGAAACCAAGCCCCCTGAAACCTTCCCCATCATATGTTCCTCGCCACTTTGTAACGAACTAGAAAACAGCCAGTGCCACTTCCGTACTTGTGACTCCTGTCGCCTTACGTATTACTGTAGTAAAGCGTGTCAGAAATACCACTGGAAGCATGGTCACAAGGAAGAATGCATTCCTGTGTATCCAAGGGAGGAAATCTTAAAATACTATACGGATGATGTGATAAATGACTTTCAGCTGTACTGTATGAGCCTGTCGAATAACAAGATGCTGGAATGTATTATGGGCCAGCCAATTCCAAAACGTAAGAAGGGAGATGGGATCCGCTGCTTAGGAGTCCTCATCAAAAATGAACAGGGTCAGTGGGTTACTATTGAAGAGCAAATCCCAGAAGCCAAGAAACATGGATTTCCTCACAGCAGAAGGAACAGACCAAAAGACTAA